The sequence below is a genomic window from Desulfofalx alkaliphila DSM 12257.
ATTGACAGCTGCTACGAAACCGCAAAGAAACTGTTAGAAAAATACAATGATGCCCTTCATGCCATTGCCGAGACCTTGATGGAGAAAGAAACCATTGAGGCAGAAGAGTTTGCGGCATTAATGGAAGAACAGGGGCTAGAAGCTAACAAAGGTGCATAAGGGGGAAGGGAACGGTGGAGAGAACTTTCTTAATGATTAAACCGGATGGAGTGCAAAGGGCCTTAGCAGGGGAAATAATATCCAGGTTTGAAAAAAAAGGCTACAAACTGGTGGGCTTGAAGCTGATGCAAATATCAAGGGAGCTGGCTGAAAGCCACTATGGCGAGCATAAGGGAAAACCTTTTTTTGAGCCCCTGGTGCAGTACATCACATCGGCTCCGGTGGTGGCCATGGTCTGGGAAGGTAAGGAAATAATTTCAACCGCCAGGGAAATGATGGGGGCAACCAACCCCTTAAAGGCAGCGCCGGGTACCATTCGCGGTAGCTACGGGGTGGACGTGGGAAGAAACATTATTCATGGTTCTGACTCTCCGGAAAGTGCTAAGAGGGAGATAGCCCTCTTCTTTAAGCCCGAAGAGTTGTTGGACTATGACCGCGCCCTGGAACCTTGGATTTATGAGTAGTTGACGATTTCTCCAGTATATACTGGAGAAATTTGTTTTTATACTGCCGCCTGTGCCGGTCAGTAATTGGGACTTTTAGAAACTTTCATTAAAGAAAGGTTGATTGATGATGAAACAGGTGCCTAGCGATTTAGAGATTGCCCAATCCCATAAGCTGATACCCATAGTGGAGCTTGCGGAACAAATGGGCTTATCAGAAGATGACTTTGAAACCTACGGTAAATATAAGGCAAAGATAAACTTAAGTGTTCTGGACAAATTTGCTGACAGACCCCAAGGAAAGTTAATTGATGTAACTGCCATTACCCCTACCCCCTTGGGGGAAGGAAAGACCGTTACCACCATAGGCTTGACCCAGGGCTTGGGTAAGGTGGGCAAAAAGGTAATTACTACCCTGCGCCAGCCTTCCATGGGTCCGGTTTTTGGTATTAAGGGGGGCGCCGCCGGCGGCGGATATTCCCAGGTTGTTCCCATGGAGGACATTAACATTCACTTTACCGGGGATATTCACGCCGTTGCCGCAGCCAACAATCTACTGGCTGCCATGATTGACACCTCGATTTTATTAAACAACCCACTGAATATCGATCCCATGACGGTGATGTGGAATCGCGTTGTGGATATCAACGACAGGGCTTTAAGGGATATAGTAATCGGCCT
It includes:
- the ndk gene encoding nucleoside-diphosphate kinase, with amino-acid sequence MERTFLMIKPDGVQRALAGEIISRFEKKGYKLVGLKLMQISRELAESHYGEHKGKPFFEPLVQYITSAPVVAMVWEGKEIISTAREMMGATNPLKAAPGTIRGSYGVDVGRNIIHGSDSPESAKREIALFFKPEELLDYDRALEPWIYE